The following proteins are co-located in the Argopecten irradians isolate NY chromosome 9, Ai_NY, whole genome shotgun sequence genome:
- the LOC138331889 gene encoding group 3 secretory phospholipase A2-like, with protein sequence MAIRELLVVVSLACVSSHIVNDGWIAFRRFDQPSGHVHYAVTDGHWSLDALVTSEGFLKSCDVTSDPDSVLEASDLIWRKAGKDTARKLFESCKRFANVKRGADKDNGSQMKVTTTLPFAPEETGDPAGAKGSFAIFPGTKWCGLDNKASSYDDLGEHRATDSCCRTHDHCPYFIDHFETKYHYRNPYPWTLSYCDCDMGLYNCLQKVNTTAANEVGEMFFGLLNVKCFDFENGSYCSDEHLAGLWCEKEAYGEKAVTRDFPHKWGDGTTGSNTAKAGLVG encoded by the exons ATGGCTATCCGGGAGTTGTTGGTCGTAGTGTCGCTGGCTTGTGTTTCCAGTCACATCGTTAATGATG GATGGATCGCATTCAGGCGCTTTGACCAGCCCTCCGGCCACGTCCACTACGCTGTGACGGACGGACATTGGTCACTGGATGCCCTTGTGACATCGGAAGGTTTTCTCAAATCCTGTGATGTCACTTCCGATCCCGACTCTGTTCTGGAAGCAAGCGATCTCATATGGCGGAAAGCTG GGAAAGACACTGCCAGGAAATTGTTCGAATCATGCAAACGCTTCGCAAATGTGAAACGTGGAGCTGACAAGGACAACGGAAGTCAGATGAAGGTCACAACAACCTTGCCCTTTGCTCCGGAAGAAACTGGTGACCCAGCAGGCGCTAAGGGGTCATTTGCCATTTTTCCGGGGACGAAATGGTGCGGACTAGACAATAAAGCTTCAAGTTACGACGATTTAG GTGAACATCGCGCCACGGACAGTTGTTGCCGGACACACGACCACTGTCCGTATTTTATTGACCACTTTGAGACTAAGTACCACTACAGAAACCCGTACCCCTGGACCCTGAGTTACTGTGACTGTGACATGGGCCTCTACAACTGCCTCCAG AAAGTGAACACCACAGCAGCCAATGAAGTCGGAGAGATGTTTTTCGGACTATTGAACGtcaaatgttttgattttgagaATGGTTCCTATTGTTCAGATGAACACCTAGCGGGTCTGTGGTGCGAGAAGGAAGCGTATGGAGAGAAAGCGGTGACCAGAGACTTTCCCCACAAGTGGGGAGATGGCACTACCGGAAGTAATACAGCCAAGGCGGGACTTGTTGGTTAG